The genomic segment TTCGCTGATGTCGTCCGAGCGTCGCCAGGTTTTCCTGCTGCATTTCACCCCGGTGACCACGACTCCCGCGATCGACGACGTCGACGATGATGCCGTGCTGCGCGGGCTGATCGATCGCATTCCGGACGGGTTCGTCGCACTGGATTCTGAAGGCGTCGTTCGTCACGCCAACCAGGCGTTTCTCGATCTGGTGCAGATCGGCTCCAAGCCTGCGGCGGTCGGACGATCGCTGGGCGGCTGGATGGGCCGTCCGGGCGCCGATCTGTCCAGCTTGCTGACGCTGCTGCGGCGCTACAAGACGGTGCGGCTGTTCCAGACGACGATCCGCGGCGAGCTCGGCACCGAGACTGAAGTCGAGGTCTCGGCCGTCGACGGCGAGGACGACCAATACATCGGCGTTCTGATGCGCAATGTCGCGCGACGCCTCGACGCTGCGGACGACCACGATGCCTTGCGTCAGGCGCTCGGCCCGATCAGCAAGCAGCTCGGGCGATCCTCGCTGCGCAAGCTGGTGAAGAACGCCGTGAGCATTGTCGAGCAGCACTACGTGAAGGAAGCGCTGTTGCGATCCAAGGGCAATCGCACGGCAACTGCCGAACTGCTCGGATTGAGCCGGCAGAGCCTTTATGCAAAACTCAACCGCTACGGCTTCGACGACAAAGGTGTCGTTGCTTCTGCTGCCGACGGTGCAGAGGGCGCCTCAGACGACGCAGAGGATTGAGTGGCAGGTCATGCCTCTGGCAGCCCCGCATTCGGGACCGCCGATCTTTCGAATTGCGAACGTGAAGAGATCCACCTCGCCGGCTCGATCCAGCCGCATGGCGCGCTTCTGGTCGTCAGCGAGCCGGATCATCGCATCATCCAGGCCAGCGCCAACGCCGCGGAATTTCTGAATCTCGGAAGCGTGCTCGGCGTTCCGCTCGCCGAGATCGACGGCGATCTGTTGATCAAGATCCTGCCGCATCTCGATCCCACCGCCGAAGGCATGCCGGTCGCGGTGCGCTGCCGGATCGGCAATCCCTCCACGGAGTACGACGGTCTGATGCATCGGCCTCCGGAAGGCGGGCTGATCATCGAGCTCGAACGTGCCGGCCCGCCGATCGATCTGTCCGGCACGCTGGCGCCGGCGCTGGAGCGGATCCGCACGGCGGGCTCGCTGCGCGCGCTGTGCGATGACACCGCGCTGCTGTTTCAGCAGTGCACCGGCTACGACCGGGTGATGGTGTATCGCTTCGACGAGCAGGGCCACGGCGAAGTGTTCTCCGAGCGCCACGTGCCCGGGCTCGAATCCTATTTCGGCAACCGCTATCCGTCGTCGGACATTCCGCAGATGGCGCGGCGGCTGTACGAGCGGCAGCGCGTCCGCGTGCTGGTCGACGTCAGCTATCAGCCGGTGCCGCTGGAGCCGCGGCTGTCGCCGCTGACCGGGCGCGATCTCGACATGTCGGGCTGCTTCCTGCGCTCGATGTCGCCGATCCATCTGCAGTACCTGAAGAACATGGGCGTGCGCGCCACCCTGGTGGTGTCGCTGGTGGTCGGCGGCAAGCTGTGGGGCCTGGTTGCCTGTCACCATTATCTGCCGCGCTTCATCCATTTCGAGCTGCGGGCGATCTGCGAGCTGCTCGCCGAAGCGATCGCGACGCGGATCACCGCGCTTGAGAGCTTCGCGCAGAGCCAGTCGGAGCTGTTCGTGCAGCGGCTCGAACAGCGCATGATCGAAGCGATCACCCGTGAAGGCGATTGGCGCGCAGCGATTTTCGACACCAGCCAATCGATCCTGCAGCCGCTGCACGCCGCCGGTTGCGCGCTGGTGTACGAAGACCAGATCAGGACCATCGGCGACGTGCCTTCCACGCAGGATGTGCGCGAGATCGCCGGGTGGCTCGATCGCCAGCCGCGCGCGGCGGTGACCTCGACCGCGTCGCTCGGTCTCGACGTGCCGGAGCTCGCGCATCTGACGCGGATGGCGAGCGGCGTGGTCGCGGCGCCGATTTCGGATCATCGCGGCGAGTTTCTGATGTGGTTCCGCCCCGAGCGCATCCACACCGTTACCTGGGGCGGCGATCCGAAGAAGCCGTTCACGATGGGCGATACACCGGCGGATCTGTCGCCGCGGCGCTCCTTCGCCAAATGGCATCAGGTTGTCGAAGGCACGTCCGATCCGTGGACGGCCGCCGATCTCGCCGCGGCTCGCACCATCGGTCAGACCGTCGCCGACATCGTGCTGCAATTCCGCGCGGTGCGGACACTGATCGCCCGCGAACAGTACGAACAGTTTTCGTCCCAGGTGCACGCTTCGATGCAGCCGGTGCTGATCACCGACGCCGAAGGCCGCATCCTGCTGATGAACGACTCATTCCGCGACATGTTGCCGGCGGGTTCGCCATCCGCCGTCCATCTCGACGATCTCGCCGGGTTCTTCGTCGAATCGAACGATTTCCTGCGCAACGTCGCCGAACTGATCGATCACGGACGCGGGTGGCGCGGCGAAGTTCTGCTGCGCGGCGCCGGCAACCGCCCGTTGCCGCTGGCAGTGCGCGCCGATCCGGTGACGCGGACGGAGGACCAGTCGCTCGGCTTCGTGCTGATCTTCAGCGACGCTACCGATCGTCGCACCGCAGATGCCGCACGCACGCGTTTCCAGGAAGGTATTCTCGCCAGCGCACGTCCCGGCGTGCGGCTCGACTCCAAGTCCGACCTGTTGCACGAGAAGCTGCTGTCCGCGCTGGTCGAGAACGCGCAGCTTGCCGCATTGGAAATTACTTACGGCGTCGAGACCGGACGCATCGCCGAGCTGCTCGAAGGCGTCCGCCAGTCGATGCTGCGCACCGCCGAAGTGCTCGGCCATCTGGTGCAGCACGCGGCGCGCACGGCCGGCAGCGACAGCTCGAGCAATGGCTCGCAGAACAAGAAGTAGCGCTGCGTCTCTCAGCCGCAGGCGCGGCAAGCGCAGAGACTGGTTAGGCGTCGAGATGCTGCTGCACCGCGACCGACAGTGCGATGTTGCAGGTGAACGCCACCGCGCCTTCCTCGATCACCGCCGCCGCATCGGGAGCCGCAGCACCGGCCCGCTCCAGCGCCTCGCGATAGTCGGTCTTCAACGTCGCCGGATCACCGATTGCCGAAAAGTCGTAGTGGGCGAGTTCGCCGGCACTGAGCTGCATGGTCTTCTCCAGCAGCCGACGCACGATCTGTCCGCCGTTGAGGTCGCCGAGATAGCGGGTGTAGGCGTGCGCGATCAGGCGGCTGCCGTCGCCTTCGCTCACCTCCGCGATCCGCTCTGCATAGGCTTCGGCAGCCGGCAGCACCGGCAGCCGCTCGTGCCAATCCGCACCGGCAAGCGCGGCGAGGTCGGATTCGATCGCCGGCGTGCGTGCCAGCGGATGCGCGGCGAGCGGCGCCAGGATCGGATTGTCGCGGTGTCGCTCGATGCCGGCTTCGATCGCCCGATAGGCCGGATGTAGATTGCGCAGCAGCAGCGTGTAGCCGTCGCGCCCTGCGGTGCCGTGCAAAATCTCGGAGAGGATGCCCGATTTCTCGGCTTCGAGATGCAGCTGTCGGGTCCGCACATACAACGCGGTGACGACACTGTCCGCGCCGCGTTTCGCTGCTTCCACCACCATACCAGGCCTCCAATGCAGGAGGCCTTATAGCAGAAATCGAATCGCGAATGCGAACCCGCGTCAGCTCTTGTTCCGCGCGGCGTGGACCAGCGCGCGGGCGAGCCGCGGCGCGGTTGCCCCATCGACCGCATAACCGTCCGCTCCGATCGAGCGGATCAGTTCCGGCCGGAGCAGCAGCAGCGGGCCGCCGAGCAGGATTGCCACATCGCGATTGCGCGAGTCGCGGCGGATGTCCTGGACGTAGCGCTTGAGTTGATCGAGGTGGCGATCGCCGCCGACCGAAAAGCCGACGACGTCGAACATACGGTCCTGCACCAGGGACATCATCTCGCGACGCGTGTTGAAAGGGCCGGTCCAGATGTCCCAGCCGTCGCGCCTGAAGAACTCTGCGACCATCGTCAGCCCGAAGCTGTGTTGCTCGCCATCCAGCGTGGTCAACAGCACAGTGCCACCACCACTGGCACGGTGATCATCGGCAACGCTTTCGCCGAGATGGCGAAGAATTCGTTGCAGCCGACTAACCCCGAGCGTGACGTTGAGGAAGTTCGCGCTGTCGTGCTCCCACATCTCGCCGAGGCGCTGCGCGGCCGGCGCGAGCAGGTTGAGGAAGATCAATTCGGTGGCAGTCCCCCGCGCGATAAGACTCTCCACGTAGTCGAAGGCAGCAGTCTCGTCGTGACCGAGAACCAACAGGGTGAAGTGCTGCACACCGAAAGGCGTACCAGGATCGACCGGGGCGGACATGTTCGAAAACGAGATCGTGTGCAGCTTAATTCGGGAATGGGTGAGCGTTCGAAGCGATAGGGCAATGGCAGAGGTCTGGGGCCGGGGGCGTGCTCGCCAGAGCGGCTCCGGGATCGGAGGGGGTAGGGGTGTCACCGGGAGGGTGGCCGGTTCGGCGTCGGCAATGGCCGCGATCGGAGGGTCGTCCCAGTCCGTCATGAGCGGTACTCCCTGACCTTCGACTTAAGGCTGACGGCCGACAGACCGTCAAGTTTAATTTACGTATGGTTTGATTGACAGTGGCATGAGTGGAGACTAGCCTTTGTTGATCAGCCGCACTTTAGGGAGTGGCGCGGTGCATCATCCGTCAGCATCAGATCAAGAAAAAGAGGGTCTCGGTGCGACAGTCCCGGCCTCCCAATCTAACGTTCCGGTATCGCACCACCGCGACACGCACGTGTCAAACGTTCTTTACATGAAGAGCGCGGAGGGTGCTTTGCCGCACAATGGCACCGCTGGTGCGGTTTCTCAGCAAAAGCAGACGGTTAAGATGCTCTACACGCCCGAAGAGCGGGTTCGCCGGGACGCAACAAAATGGACGCTGGTGCAGGGCATCCTGGCGCCGGTCCAGTTCGTGGTCTTCCTGATCAGCCTCGGCCTGGTGCTCCGCTATCTCGGAACCGGCGACGGCTACGCCGCTGCGACCGTCTCGGTCGTGATCAAGACTTTGGTGCTCTACACCATCATGATCACCGGCGCGATTTGGGAGCGCGAAGTCTTCGGCTGTTACTTGTTCGCGCCCGCGTTCTTCTGGGAGGACGTGTTCAGTTTCCTGGTGCTGGCGCTGCACACCGTCTATCTGGTGATGCTGTTCCTCGGCCTCGGCGATGCGCGTGATCAGATGTACGTCGCGCTTGCGGCCTATGCGACTTACGTCGTCAACGCCACCCAGTTCGTGCTCAAGCTGCGCGCCGCGCGCCGCGACGAGCGTCTGGCTGGCCTGCGCGAGCCCTCGGTGTCCGGGAGCCGCGCATGACCGTTCATGTCACAGGTTGTTCGACCGCGACCGCGGATCAACTGGTGTCTCGCGAAATCCGCACCGAGAGCGGGCAACGCGAAGTGTTCTGCGGGCTGACCGGCATCGTCTGGCTGCATCGCAAGATTCAAGATGCGTTCTTCCTGGTGGTCGGTTCGCGCACCTGCGCGCATCTGGTCCAGTCGGCCGCCGGCGTGATGATCTTTGCCGAGCCGCGGTTCGGCACGGCGATCATGGAAGAGAAGGATCTCGCCGGTCTCACCGACGCCAATGACGAGCTCGACCGTGTGGTGACGCAGCTTCTGGCGCGTCGTCCGGACATCAAGCTGCTGTTTCTGGTCGGCTCGTGCCCGTCGGAAGTGATCAAGCTCGATCTGTCGCGCGCCGCGCTCCGCCTGTCGCAGCGGTTCTCACCCGGCGTTCGTATCCTCAACTACTCGGGCAGCGGCATCGAGACCACCTTCACCCAGGGTGAAGATGCCTGTTTGGCGTCGCTGGTGCCGGAACTGCCGGCCCAGACCGATACCAAGCCGTCGCTGCTGGTGGTCGGTTCGCTCGCCGACGTGGTGGAAGATCAGTTCGCGCGGATGTTCGAGGCGCTCGGCGTCGGCAACGTCGCGTTCTTCCCGCCGCGCAAATCGACCGCGCTGCCCAGCGTCGGACCGAACACCAAGATTCTGATGGCGCAGCCGTTCCTGCCCGACACCGTGCGGGCACTGGAAGAGCGCGGCGCCAAGCGTCTCGCGGCGCCGTTCCCGCTCGGCGTGGAAGGCACCACCGGCTGGCTGCGTGCGGCTGCCGATGCGTTCGGTGTCGACCCGGCGAAGTTCGAGCAAGTCACCGCGCCCAATCGCGCCCGCGCCGAGCGCGCGCTCTCTGCGTTCAAGAGCGAGCTCGGCGGCCGGCGAATCTTCTTCTTCCCCGACTCGCAGCTCGAGATCCCGCTGGCGCGCTTCCTGTCGCGTGAACTCGACATGCAGCTCGTCGAAGTCGCCACGCCGTATCTGCACCGCGAACATCTCGCCGAAGAGCTGAAGTTGTTGCCGATCGAAGTCGCGCTGACCGAAGGTCAGGACGTCGACGATCAGCTCGACCGCTGCCGCATCGCGCGTCCCGATATCGTGGTGTGCGGCCTCGGCCTCGCCAATCCGCTCGAAGCGGAAGGCATCACCACCAAATGGTCGATCGAACTCGTGTTCACCCCGATCCAGGGTTACGAGCAGGCGGCCGATCTCGCTGAATTGTTCGCGCGGCCGCTGGTGCGGCGCGCCAAGTTGGTGGCCTGACCATGCAGCTCACCGTATGGACCTATGAAGGCCCTCCCCATGTCGGCGCGATGCGCGTTGCCACGGGTATGGAGAAATTGCACTACGTGCTGCACGCTCCGCAGGGCGACACCTACGCCGATCTGTTGTTCACGATGATCGAGCGCCGCAACAAGCGGCCGCCGGTGACCTACACGACGTTCGCCGCGCGCGATCTCGGCAAGGACACCGCCGAGCTGTTCATGAGCGCGGCCCGCAATGCCTATGCGCGCTTCAAGCCGCAGGCGATGATCGTCGGCGCGTCCTGCACCGGCTCGCTGATTCAGGACGATCCGGGCGGGCTCGCCAAGTCGCTCGGGTTCTCGATCCCGGTGATCCCGATCGATCTGCCGGCGTATCAGCGCAAGGAAAACTGGGGCGCGTCCGAGACGTTCTATCAGCTGGTGCGCGCGATCGCCGGCCCGAAGGCGCCGCCGCCCGGCACCAAGCGTGCTGAGCGCGCGCCGGGCCAGCGCGCCAAGTGCAATCTGCTCGGGCCGACCGCGCTCGGCTTCCGCCATCGCGACGACATCACCGAAATCACCAGGCTGCTCGGCCAGCTCGGCATTGACGTGAACGTGGTGGCGCCGATGGGCGCGACGCCAGCGGATCTGACCCGTCTCGGCGAGGCCGACTTCAACGTCGTGCTGTATCCGGAAGTCGCCTCGCAGGCGGCGTCCTGGCTGCAGCGGATCTTCCATCAACCGTTCACCAAGACGATTCCGATCGGCGTGTCGGCGACGCGCGAATTCGTGCGCGAAGTCGCGGGCCTTGCCGGCGTCGATCCGGAGCCGGTGCTGGCTGCGGCCTCGACCCGGCTGCCGTGGTACTCGCATTCGGTCGACTCGACCTACCTGACCAACAAGCGCGTCTTTATCTTCGGCGATGCCACCCATGCGATCGCCTCGGCGCGAATCGCGTCGGAGGAGCTTGGCTTCAAGGTGGTCGGGCTCGGCACCTACAGCCGTGAATTCGGCCGCGACGTCCGCGAGGCGGCGGCGAAATACGGCGTCGAGGCGCTGATCACCGACGACTATCTCGAAGTCGAAGCCAAGGTCGCCGAACTGCATCCGGAGCTGGTGCTCGGGACCCAGATGGAGCGCCACATCGCCAAGCGCCTCGGCGTGCCCTGCGCGGTGATCTCGGCGCCGGTGCACGTCCAGGATTTCCCCGCGCGCTATGCGCCGCAGATGGGATTCGAAGGCGCCAATGTGATCTTCGACACCTGGGTCCATCCGCTGATGATGGGCCTCGAAGAGCATCTTCTGGCGATGTTCAAGGACGATTTCGAATTCAAGGACGGCGCGCTACCGTCACATCTCGGCACCGGCCACGCACCGGCTTCCGCGCCCGCAGCGGCGGAGGTCGCCGTTGCGCTGCCGCAAAGCGCGCCGGTTCTCGACGGTGCAGCATCTAACCCGGCTCCGGTCGCAACCGCCCCCACAGGGGCCGTGTGGGCGCCGGAAGCCGAAAAGGAACTGCTGAAGATACCGTTCTTCGTCCGCGGCAAGGCTCGCCGAAATACCGAGCGCTTCGCCAACGAAAACGGTGTCGCAACCATTACTGTCGAGACCTTGTACGATGCCAAAGCGCACTTCGCCCGCTGACAAGACCCCGGTTCGGGTCGTCATCGTCACGCTGGACAGCCATTTGTCCGGTGCCGCCGCACGTGCTCGCAACGTGTTGCGGAAGGATTATCCCGGAATCGAGCTGACGGTGCACTCCGCCGACGAGTGGGGGAGCGACGGACACGCGCTGCAGCGCTGCCTCGCCGACATCGCCACCGGCGACATCATCATCGCCACCATGCTGTTCATGGACGATCACGTCCGTGCGGTAATGCCGGCGCTGCAGGCGCGGCGCACCGAATGCGACGCGATGGTGTGCTGCATGTCGGCCTCCGAGGTGGTGAAGCTCACCCACATCGGCAAGTTCGACATGAGCGCCGAAGCGCTCGGCATGATCAATTGGTTGAAGAAGCTGCGCGGCAAGAAGCACGAGGGCTCGGCCGGCAAGGGCGAGATGAAGATGCTGCGGCAGCTGCCGAAGCTGCTCCGCTTCGTGCCCGGCACCGCGCAGGACATGCGCGCCTACTTCCTGACGCTGCAGTACTGGCTGGCCGGTTGCGAGCAGAACATCGCCAATATGGTGCGGTTGCTGATCGACCGCTACGCGAGCGGTCCGCGCAAGGGTCTGCGCGGCGTCGCCAAGGTCGAGCCGCCGCTCGAATATCCAGATATCGGGGTGTACCACCCGAAGATGAAGGGCCGGATTGCCGAGTCGGTCGACAAGCTGCCGACGGGCCCGAGCGAGGCCAAGGGCACGGTCGGCGTGCTGCTGCTGCGCTCCTATCTGCTCGCCGGCAATGCCGGGCATTATGACGGCATGCTGGAGACGTTCGAGGCCAAGGGCCTGCGCGTGATTCCGGTGTTCGCTTCGGGCCTCGATCAGCGCCCGGCGATCGAGCAGTTCTTCATCAAGAACGGCCGTCCCACGGTCGATGCGGTGGTGTCGCTCACCGGCTTCTCGCTGGTCGGCGGTCCCGCCTACAACGACTCCAAGGCGGCCGAAGACATCCTCGCCGCGCTCGACGTGCCGTATCTGTCGGCGCATCCGGTCGAGTTCCAGACGCTGGAGCAGTGGGCGACGTCCGATCGCGGCCTGATGCCGGTGGAAAGCACCATCATGGTGGCGATCCCCGAGCTCGACGGCTGTTCCAACCCGATGGTCTATGGCGGCCGCTCCGACGGCGGCGACGTCGCCTGCCCGGGCTGCGAGAAGTTCTGCAAGTTCGAGCGCAACGAAAGCGGCGGCGACATGCATGTCTGCAGCGAGCGCGCCGAAATGCTGGCGTCGCGCACCGCCAAGCTGGTGGCGCTGCGCCGGAGCGAACGCAAGGACCGCAAGGTCGCTGCGGTGCTGTTCAACTTCCCGCCGAACGCCGGCAACACCGGCACCGCGGCGTTCCTCGGCGTGTTCGAGTCGCTGTTCAACACGCTGAAGGCGATGAAGGCCGAAGGCTACACCGTCGAGGTCCCCGAAAGCGTCGACGCGCTGCGTGAGGCGATCATCAACGGCAATGCGGCACGGTTCGGCGCCAATGCCAACGTCCATGCCCGCGTGATGGCCGGCGATCACGTCAAGAACGAACGCTATCTGCGGGAGATCGAAGCGCAGTGGGGTCCGGCGCCCGGCAAGCAGCAGAGCGACGGCTCGTCGATCTTCATTCTCGGCGAGCGCTTCGGCAACGTGTTCGTCGGCGTGCAGCCGGCGTTCGGTTACGAAGGCGACCCGATGCGGCTGCTGTTCGAGAAGGGGTTTGCGCCGACGCATGCCTTCTCGGCGTTCTATCGCTGGATCAAGCAGGATTTCGGCGCCCACGCGGTGCTGCATTTCGGCACCCACGGCGCGCTGGAATTCATGCCCGGCAAGCAGACCGGCCTGTCCGGCACCTGCTGGCCCGACCGCATGATCGGCGATCTGCCGAACATGTATCTGTACGCCTCCAACAACCCGTCCGAAGGCGCGATCGCCAAGCGGCGGTCGGCGGCGACGCTGGTCAGCTACCTGACTCCGCCGGTCGCGCATGCCGGCCTGTATCGCGGGCTGCTCGAGCTGAAGTCTTCGCTGGAGCGCTGGCGCGGCCTGACGCCGGAGGAAGAGACCGAGCGCGCGAATCTCGCGACGCTGGTGCAGGCGCAGGCCGCCGGCCTCGACCTTGCCCCGGCCGAGCCGGCCTGGACCGCCGAAGAGGCGGGGGCGACCATCGCCAAGCTCGCCGACGCCGTGCTCGAGATGGAATACGCGCTGATCCCGCACGGCCTCCATGTGGTCGGCAATGTGCCGTCCGAAGAGGAGCGGGTCGAGACGCTGGAAGCCGTTGCCGATGCGATGCACGGCAAGCGCCCCGACAAGTCCTTGCTCGAAGCGCTGGTGCGCGGCGGCCATCCCGAACATCTGTCCGGCAATGGTCCCGAGGCTCAGGCCAATCTCGACATGCTCAAGGAGCTGGCCGGGATCGACAAACTGCTCGCCGAAGATCACGAACTCGCCGCGATCCTGCGCGCGCTCGACGGCAAGTTCATCCGTCCGGCGCCGGGCGGTGACCTGCTGCGTACGCCCGCGGTGCTGCCGACCGGCCGCAACCTGCACGGCTTTGATCCGTTCCGGATTCCGTCGGCCTACGCGCTCCAGGACGGCGCCAAGCAGGCGCAGCGGCTGATCGACAAGCACATCGCCGAGGGCAATCCGCTGCCCGAGACGGTCGCGATCGTGCTGTGGGGCACCGACAACCTCAAGAACGAAGGCGCGCCGATCGGCCAAGCGCTGGCGCTGATGGGAGCCCGGCCGCGGTTCGACGGCTACGGCCGTCTCGCCGGCGCCGACCTGATCCCGCTCGAAGAGCTGGGCCGGCCGCGGATCGACGTGATCATCACGATGTCGGGCATCTTCCGCGACCTGCTGCCGCTGCAGATCAAGCTGCTCGCCGAAGCCGCCTTCATGGCGGCGAGTGCCGAGGAGCCGGCCGACCAGAACTTCATCCGCAAGCATTCGCTGGCCTACCAGGCCGAGCACAAATGCGACATGGAGACGGCGTCGCTGCGGGTGTTCGGCAATGCCGACGGTGCCTACGGCTCCAACGTCAACCATTTGGTCGAGAACAGCCGCTGGGAAGACGAGGACGAGCTCGCCGAGACCTATACCAAGCGCAAGAGCTTCGCTTACGGTCTCAAGGGCCAGCCGGTGCAGCACGCCGAACTGCTCAAGAGCGCGCTCGCCGACGTCGATCTCGCCTATCAGAATCTCGACTCGGTCGAGCTCGGCGTCACCACCGTCGATCACTACTTCGACACGCTCGGCGGCATCAGCCGCGCGGTGCGCAAGGCGAAGGGCGGCCAGGCTGCGCCGGTGTATATCGGCGATCAGACCCGCGGCGCCGGCACCGTCCGGACGCTGTCGGAGCAGGTCGCACTCGAGACTCGCACTCGGATGCTGAATCCGAAGTGGTACGAGGGCATGCTCAAGCATGGCTACGAAGGCGTGCGCCAGATCGAAGAGCACGTGACAAATACTATGGGCTGGTCGGCAACCACGGGTGAAGTCGCGCCGTGGGTGTACAAGCAGCTCACCGAGACCTTCGTGCTCGACCCTGAAATGCGGGCACGCCTCGCCGCGCTCAATCCGGTGGCTTCGGCGAAGGTCGCCAACCGCCTGATTGAAGCGCACGAACGCAACTACTGGTCTCCGGACCCGGAAATGCTCGAGACCCTGCGCAAGGCAGGCGAAGAGCTCGAGGATCGCCTGGAAGGCGTGGGAGTGGCCGCATGAACATCCTGACTGATCCCAATAAGCTCAAGACCTCGGGCTGCGCCGACGTCAACGCGTCGAAATGCGCCGAGGGCGACGGCGAGGGCAGTGTCCAGGTCCAGCTCGACCCCAACCTCAACATCGGCACCGCCAAGGTGTTCTCGATCTACGGCAAGGGCGGCATCGGCAAGAGCACGACCTCGTCGAACCTGTCGGTGGCGTTCTCCAAGCTGGGCAAGCGCGTGCTGCAGATCGGCTGCGATCCGAAGCACGACTCCACCTTCACGCTCACCAAGAAGCTGATGCCGACGGTGATCGACGTCTTGGAGTCGGTGAACTTCCACTCCGAGGAGGTACGCCCCGAAGACTTCGTGTTCGAGGGCTACAACGGCGTGATGTGCGTCGAGGCAGGCGGTCCGCCGGCCGGCACCGGCTGCGGCGGCTACGTCGTCGGCCAGACCGTCAAGCTTTTGAAGGAGCACCACCTGCTCGAAGATACCGACGTGGTGATCTTCGACGTGCTCGGTGACGTGGTGTGCGGCGGCTTCGCCTCGCCGCTGCAGCATTCCGAGCGGGCGATGATCGTTGCCGCCAACGATTTCGATTCGATCTTCGCCGCCAACCGCATCGCCGCGGCGATCCAAGCGAAGTCGAAGAATTATGCCGTCCGTCTGGCGGGAGTGATTGCCAATCGCAGCCGCGAAACCGACCAGATCGACAAGTTCGGCGAGCGCACCGGCATCAAGCGCGTCGCGCATCTGCCGGATCTGGATGTCATCCGAAAGAGCCGTCTGAAAAAGATGACGCTTTTTGAGATGGATCACACCCCAGAAATTGAAGCTGTGCAAAATGAGTATCTTCGGCTCGCGACGGAATTGTGGGAGGCGAAGGAACCCCCGGTCCAGGGCAAGCCGCTGAAGGATCGCGACATCTTTGATCTCTTGGGATTTGATTGATGGCGTTGGGCAGCTACATCGAGCGACGCGGCGAGCTTGAAACCTATTTCGATCGCACCGCGGCCGACACCTGGGCCAAGCTGACGTCGGATGCTCCCGTCAGCGGCATTCGCGCCACCGTGCGCGCCGGCCGCGACGAAATGCGCAACACGCTGCTGTCGTGGCTTCCCGCCGACATGACCGGCACCCGGCTGCTCGACGCCGGTTGCGGCACCGGCGCGCTGTCGATCGAGGCGGCGCGGCGCGGTGCCAAGATCGTTGCGATCGATCTGTCGCCGACATTGGTGGCGGTGGCGCGCGAGCGTCTGCCGGACGACATCGATCCGGCCGCGATCGACTTCCGCTCCGGCGACATGCTCGACCCCGAACTCGGCGAGTTCGACTTCGTGGTCGCGATGGACTCGCTGATCCACTACCTGCCGCACGACATCTGCCGCATGTT from the Rhodopseudomonas palustris genome contains:
- a CDS encoding heme oxygenase (biliverdin-producing); translated protein: MVVEAAKRGADSVVTALYVRTRQLHLEAEKSGILSEILHGTAGRDGYTLLLRNLHPAYRAIEAGIERHRDNPILAPLAAHPLARTPAIESDLAALAGADWHERLPVLPAAEAYAERIAEVSEGDGSRLIAHAYTRYLGDLNGGQIVRRLLEKTMQLSAGELAHYDFSAIGDPATLKTDYREALERAGAAAPDAAAVIEEGAVAFTCNIALSVAVQQHLDA
- a CDS encoding GAF domain-containing protein; this encodes MAGHASGSPAFGTADLSNCEREEIHLAGSIQPHGALLVVSEPDHRIIQASANAAEFLNLGSVLGVPLAEIDGDLLIKILPHLDPTAEGMPVAVRCRIGNPSTEYDGLMHRPPEGGLIIELERAGPPIDLSGTLAPALERIRTAGSLRALCDDTALLFQQCTGYDRVMVYRFDEQGHGEVFSERHVPGLESYFGNRYPSSDIPQMARRLYERQRVRVLVDVSYQPVPLEPRLSPLTGRDLDMSGCFLRSMSPIHLQYLKNMGVRATLVVSLVVGGKLWGLVACHHYLPRFIHFELRAICELLAEAIATRITALESFAQSQSELFVQRLEQRMIEAITREGDWRAAIFDTSQSILQPLHAAGCALVYEDQIRTIGDVPSTQDVREIAGWLDRQPRAAVTSTASLGLDVPELAHLTRMASGVVAAPISDHRGEFLMWFRPERIHTVTWGGDPKKPFTMGDTPADLSPRRSFAKWHQVVEGTSDPWTAADLAAARTIGQTVADIVLQFRAVRTLIAREQYEQFSSQVHASMQPVLITDAEGRILLMNDSFRDMLPAGSPSAVHLDDLAGFFVESNDFLRNVAELIDHGRGWRGEVLLRGAGNRPLPLAVRADPVTRTEDQSLGFVLIFSDATDRRTADAARTRFQEGILASARPGVRLDSKSDLLHEKLLSALVENAQLAALEITYGVETGRIAELLEGVRQSMLRTAEVLGHLVQHAARTAGSDSSSNGSQNKK
- the bchF gene encoding 2-vinyl bacteriochlorophyllide hydratase, yielding MLYTPEERVRRDATKWTLVQGILAPVQFVVFLISLGLVLRYLGTGDGYAAATVSVVIKTLVLYTIMITGAIWEREVFGCYLFAPAFFWEDVFSFLVLALHTVYLVMLFLGLGDARDQMYVALAAYATYVVNATQFVLKLRAARRDERLAGLREPSVSGSRA
- a CDS encoding ferredoxin:protochlorophyllide reductase (ATP-dependent) subunit N, which encodes MTVHVTGCSTATADQLVSREIRTESGQREVFCGLTGIVWLHRKIQDAFFLVVGSRTCAHLVQSAAGVMIFAEPRFGTAIMEEKDLAGLTDANDELDRVVTQLLARRPDIKLLFLVGSCPSEVIKLDLSRAALRLSQRFSPGVRILNYSGSGIETTFTQGEDACLASLVPELPAQTDTKPSLLVVGSLADVVEDQFARMFEALGVGNVAFFPPRKSTALPSVGPNTKILMAQPFLPDTVRALEERGAKRLAAPFPLGVEGTTGWLRAAADAFGVDPAKFEQVTAPNRARAERALSAFKSELGGRRIFFFPDSQLEIPLARFLSRELDMQLVEVATPYLHREHLAEELKLLPIEVALTEGQDVDDQLDRCRIARPDIVVCGLGLANPLEAEGITTKWSIELVFTPIQGYEQAADLAELFARPLVRRAKLVA
- a CDS encoding cobalamin B12-binding domain-containing protein → MTDWDDPPIAAIADAEPATLPVTPLPPPIPEPLWRARPRPQTSAIALSLRTLTHSRIKLHTISFSNMSAPVDPGTPFGVQHFTLLVLGHDETAAFDYVESLIARGTATELIFLNLLAPAAQRLGEMWEHDSANFLNVTLGVSRLQRILRHLGESVADDHRASGGGTVLLTTLDGEQHSFGLTMVAEFFRRDGWDIWTGPFNTRREMMSLVQDRMFDVVGFSVGGDRHLDQLKRYVQDIRRDSRNRDVAILLGGPLLLLRPELIRSIGADGYAVDGATAPRLARALVHAARNKS
- the ppsR gene encoding transcriptional regulator PpsR produces the protein MASKSVHADITLLLDMEGVIREATLSPTMAAESVDGWLGRRWSDIAGAEGGDKVRRMVEDARRSGISAFRQINQPFPSGVEIPIEFTTMLLGDRTGMIAVGKNMQAVTELHSRLIAAQQAMERDYWRLRELETRYRLVFDAAADAVMIVSAGDMRIVEANRAAVNAISRVERGNDDLAGRDFLAEVAAADRDAVRDMLAQVRQRGTALSVLVHLGRYDRAWMLRGSLMSSERRQVFLLHFTPVTTTPAIDDVDDDAVLRGLIDRIPDGFVALDSEGVVRHANQAFLDLVQIGSKPAAVGRSLGGWMGRPGADLSSLLTLLRRYKTVRLFQTTIRGELGTETEVEVSAVDGEDDQYIGVLMRNVARRLDAADDHDALRQALGPISKQLGRSSLRKLVKNAVSIVEQHYVKEALLRSKGNRTATAELLGLSRQSLYAKLNRYGFDDKGVVASAADGAEGASDDAED